From a region of the Geothrix sp. 21YS21S-2 genome:
- a CDS encoding porin, translating to MNVKLAIIAASVAATTLPAQTPIAVTGATNISISGLLSVGVKNSSISQGNAAVGRNTATETHVDDNTSRLIVASNSKIADGWNVLFRLESRFTPNVRPGDALLQPLGGPPAGYSVGDATGWADGDTFGGVSSPYGTITVGKSTLYYTDTISAGYLAPVLEQPGESYRIWDANGLASFNILSTYNTGTVTNGVLAPATRNILGNTRSRNVVRYDSVYFKPGAGNLLNFSLAWSKNAAGPQNVFVSNANGSTYEGGQTVYAKAVFNGHGFSASASYLDQKMQGVLASAPLTELKATRLGVSYKIQGLKFGVILDDTNMINGITTGTVLSDAKRTAFEVPVSYSFGDHAFYATYSAAGKTSSLDKTGAKQLNLVYDYAMTKRAFIGVYYTKIDNDTNAYYQPFLTGYSPFGGSAIAKGESWRQVGIIMNYWF from the coding sequence ATGAACGTCAAGCTCGCAATCATCGCCGCGTCGGTCGCAGCCACGACCCTCCCGGCCCAGACCCCGATCGCGGTCACGGGCGCCACCAACATCTCCATCTCGGGCCTGCTGTCGGTGGGCGTGAAGAACTCCTCCATCAGCCAGGGCAACGCTGCCGTCGGGCGCAACACCGCGACCGAGACCCACGTCGACGACAACACCTCGCGCCTGATCGTGGCGAGCAACTCGAAGATCGCCGACGGCTGGAACGTCCTGTTCCGCCTCGAGAGCCGCTTCACCCCCAACGTCCGGCCCGGTGACGCGCTCCTGCAGCCCCTGGGCGGCCCCCCCGCGGGCTACAGCGTCGGCGACGCCACCGGCTGGGCCGACGGCGACACCTTCGGCGGCGTCTCCTCCCCCTACGGCACCATCACCGTCGGCAAGTCGACCCTCTACTACACCGACACGATCTCCGCCGGCTACCTGGCCCCCGTCCTCGAGCAGCCCGGCGAGTCCTACCGGATCTGGGATGCCAACGGCCTGGCCTCCTTCAACATCCTGTCCACCTACAACACCGGCACCGTGACCAACGGCGTGCTCGCCCCCGCCACCCGCAACATCCTGGGCAACACCCGCTCCCGCAACGTCGTCCGCTACGACTCCGTCTATTTCAAGCCCGGCGCCGGCAACCTCCTCAACTTCTCCCTCGCCTGGTCCAAGAACGCCGCCGGCCCCCAGAACGTCTTCGTCTCCAACGCCAACGGCTCCACCTATGAAGGCGGCCAGACCGTCTACGCCAAGGCCGTCTTCAACGGCCACGGCTTCTCCGCTTCCGCCAGCTACCTCGACCAGAAGATGCAGGGCGTGCTCGCTTCCGCCCCCCTCACCGAGCTGAAGGCCACGCGCCTGGGCGTCTCCTACAAGATCCAGGGCCTCAAGTTCGGCGTCATCCTCGACGACACCAACATGATCAACGGCATCACCACCGGCACGGTCCTCTCCGACGCCAAGCGCACGGCCTTCGAAGTGCCCGTTTCCTACTCCTTCGGGGATCATGCCTTCTACGCCACGTACTCGGCCGCCGGCAAGACGTCCTCCCTCGACAAGACCGGCGCCAAGCAGCTGAACCTGGTCTACGACTACGCCATGACCAAGCGCGCCTTCATCGGCGTCTACTACACGAAGATCGACAACGACACCAACGCCTACTACCAGCCCTTCCTCACCGGCTACAGCCCCTTCGGCGGATCGGCCATCGCCAAGGGCGAAAGCTGGCGCCAGGTCGGCATCATCATGAACTACTGGTTCTAA
- a CDS encoding TetR/AcrR family transcriptional regulator: MRLTQGEKSERSQVAILQAALHLFSRQGYRGTSIREIATEAGLSTGNVYHHFPDKETLFTTLLAQYWEDIDDPELPFNKALAAGAFPDDMEALARAAEQTIRDHRQYVALIYVDVVEFEGNHIRKFYSEMSGRFARFLEARYPGDALKERMAPGFEPRTALMMASRIFLQYFAVEILFGVPEQFGLPTSVALREMAGILRKGMLRPAPGKAAKVRKA, translated from the coding sequence ATGAGACTGACCCAGGGTGAAAAGTCGGAACGCAGCCAGGTGGCCATCCTCCAGGCGGCTCTCCACCTCTTCTCCAGGCAGGGCTACCGCGGCACCAGCATCCGGGAGATCGCCACCGAGGCGGGCCTTTCCACCGGGAACGTGTACCACCACTTCCCCGACAAGGAGACCCTCTTCACGACCCTCCTGGCCCAGTACTGGGAGGACATCGACGATCCGGAACTCCCGTTCAACAAGGCCCTGGCCGCCGGCGCCTTCCCCGACGACATGGAGGCCCTGGCCCGGGCCGCCGAGCAGACCATCCGGGACCACCGGCAGTATGTGGCCCTGATCTATGTCGACGTGGTGGAGTTCGAAGGGAACCACATCCGGAAGTTCTACAGCGAGATGTCCGGGCGCTTCGCCAGGTTCCTGGAGGCCAGGTATCCCGGGGACGCCCTGAAAGAGCGCATGGCGCCCGGCTTCGAGCCCAGGACCGCCCTCATGATGGCCAGCCGCATCTTCCTGCAGTACTTCGCCGTGGAGATCCTGTTCGGGGTCCCGGAACAGTTCGGGCTGCCGACCTCCGTGGCGCTGCGGGAGATGGCCGGGATCCTCCGCAAGGGCATGCTCAGGCCCGCCCCCGGCAAGGCTGCGAAGGTCCGCAAGGCGTGA
- a CDS encoding acetyl-CoA hydrolase/transferase family protein: protein MNHQEIYARKRVSADEAVTHIRSDNDVIVAMCASEPQGCMSKFHTVADRVENVRVFSCLTLKPYDFYMRPEMKGHFELASWFHAPGSRESLKKGLGLVTYVPNMLHRAASDRMHAHVPDIFFGTCTPPDKNGFVSLSLGLTYEKDVIERASTVVLEVNPRLPRTLGDTQIHVSQVDFFVEHDQEVPELPAPNPSATDHAIGAYIADLVEDGSTIQLGIGGIPNAAALALKGKKDLGVHTEMFVDSMMELYEQGVITNLKKGFRPGKFVTTFAMGSRKLYDWLDDNVAVDFQRGRWVNDPAVVAQNTKMVSVNTCISVDFTGQVASESIGVNQYSGTGGQSDTAQGAVAGIDGRGKSIIACYSTAKGGTLSTIVPMLPEGSAVTLHRSYVDHVVTEHGVARLRGRTVRERTHELINVAHPDFRATLTEQAQKLGYI from the coding sequence ATGAACCATCAGGAAATCTACGCCCGCAAACGGGTATCGGCGGACGAGGCCGTCACCCATATCCGCTCGGACAACGACGTCATCGTCGCCATGTGCGCCTCCGAGCCCCAGGGCTGCATGTCGAAGTTCCACACCGTGGCCGACCGGGTCGAGAACGTCCGGGTCTTCTCCTGCCTCACCCTCAAGCCGTACGACTTCTACATGCGGCCCGAGATGAAGGGCCACTTCGAACTGGCCAGCTGGTTCCATGCGCCGGGCTCCCGGGAGTCCCTGAAGAAGGGCCTGGGCCTGGTCACGTACGTGCCCAACATGCTCCACCGCGCCGCCAGCGACCGCATGCACGCGCACGTGCCCGACATCTTCTTCGGCACCTGCACCCCGCCGGACAAGAACGGCTTCGTGTCCCTGTCCCTGGGCCTCACCTACGAGAAGGACGTCATCGAGCGCGCCAGCACCGTGGTCCTCGAAGTGAACCCGCGTCTCCCGCGCACCCTGGGCGACACCCAGATCCACGTGTCGCAGGTGGACTTCTTCGTGGAACACGACCAGGAAGTGCCCGAACTGCCCGCCCCGAACCCCTCGGCCACGGACCACGCCATCGGCGCCTACATCGCCGACCTGGTGGAGGACGGCTCCACCATCCAGCTCGGCATCGGAGGCATCCCCAACGCCGCGGCCCTGGCCCTCAAGGGCAAGAAGGACCTGGGCGTGCACACCGAGATGTTCGTGGACTCCATGATGGAGCTCTACGAGCAGGGCGTGATCACGAACCTGAAGAAGGGCTTCAGGCCCGGGAAGTTCGTCACGACCTTCGCCATGGGCTCCCGCAAGCTCTACGACTGGCTCGACGACAACGTCGCCGTGGACTTCCAGCGCGGACGCTGGGTCAACGACCCCGCCGTGGTGGCGCAGAACACGAAGATGGTGTCCGTGAACACCTGCATCTCCGTGGACTTCACGGGCCAGGTGGCCAGCGAGTCCATCGGCGTGAACCAGTACTCGGGAACCGGGGGCCAGTCCGACACCGCCCAGGGCGCCGTGGCCGGCATCGACGGCAGGGGCAAGAGCATCATCGCCTGCTACAGCACCGCCAAGGGCGGCACCCTCTCCACCATCGTGCCCATGCTCCCCGAAGGCTCCGCCGTGACCCTGCACCGGTCCTACGTGGACCACGTGGTCACCGAGCACGGCGTGGCCCGCCTCCGGGGCCGCACCGTGCGCGAGCGCACGCACGAGCTCATCAACGTCGCCCATCCCGACTTCCGCGCCACCCTCACGGAGCAGGCGCAGAAGCTCGGCTACATCTGA
- a CDS encoding TetR/AcrR family transcriptional regulator — protein MKTESRGKPGTEERLVAAAVLLFSKKWYGTVSVAEICRAAGLSNGVFYRYFDTKEALFKVILGRVLDQVREAVDSVRGSTPRERIRNFAETIIRFSEEHPDLISVFREGQYRHIEYERRLSVIYIHALSSSLGREIGVPEYLYALGGLRFCAIARAFGHAPVDVQSTCDILTDGLFRGLTFDPAKVFGGSATPLPLPQEETARDRLLRSGRRLFGEKGFFETNIHEVTGGAGLSVGAFYTYFESKETFYAELIERVGHDVRAFISRNLANPDAGTPNALELELRGLWLWVVYLNIDKWCYNIVREAEFILPQAVRQYYGAFAAGYRKRPAPYRVVATAPGVDEGTAIEYLMGIAHYFGIKTAFDESTANARTLVDGVGGYLSRGLSDFLA, from the coding sequence ATGAAGACAGAGAGCCGGGGGAAGCCGGGGACCGAGGAGCGCCTGGTGGCGGCAGCGGTGCTCCTCTTTTCCAAGAAGTGGTACGGCACCGTGTCCGTGGCCGAGATCTGCCGCGCGGCAGGACTTTCCAACGGCGTCTTCTACCGCTACTTCGACACCAAGGAGGCCCTCTTCAAGGTCATCCTCGGGCGGGTCCTGGACCAGGTGCGGGAGGCGGTGGACAGCGTCCGGGGCAGCACGCCCCGGGAGCGCATCCGCAACTTCGCCGAGACCATCATCCGTTTCTCCGAGGAGCACCCCGACCTCATCTCGGTCTTCCGCGAGGGGCAGTACCGCCACATCGAGTACGAGAGGCGCCTCTCCGTCATCTACATCCACGCCCTCAGCTCGAGCCTGGGCCGGGAGATCGGGGTGCCCGAGTACCTCTACGCCCTGGGCGGCCTCCGGTTCTGCGCCATCGCCCGGGCCTTCGGCCACGCGCCGGTGGACGTCCAGTCCACCTGCGACATCCTCACCGACGGCCTCTTCCGGGGCCTCACCTTCGACCCCGCCAAGGTCTTCGGCGGCTCCGCCACGCCCCTGCCCCTCCCCCAGGAGGAGACGGCCCGGGACCGGCTCCTGCGCTCGGGCCGGAGGCTGTTCGGGGAGAAGGGCTTCTTCGAGACCAACATCCACGAGGTGACCGGCGGCGCCGGCCTGTCGGTGGGGGCCTTCTACACCTATTTCGAATCCAAGGAGACGTTCTACGCCGAGCTCATCGAGCGGGTCGGCCACGATGTGCGCGCGTTCATCTCCCGGAACCTGGCGAACCCGGATGCGGGAACGCCCAATGCCCTCGAACTTGAGCTCCGCGGACTCTGGCTCTGGGTCGTCTACCTCAACATCGACAAGTGGTGCTACAACATCGTGCGGGAGGCCGAGTTCATCCTGCCCCAGGCCGTGCGGCAGTACTACGGCGCCTTCGCCGCGGGCTACCGCAAGCGTCCCGCCCCCTACCGCGTCGTCGCCACCGCCCCCGGCGTGGACGAAGGCACCGCCATCGAATACCTCATGGGAATCGCCCACTACTTCGGAATCAAGACCGCCTTCGACGAGTCCACCGCCAACGCGCGGACCCTCGTGGACGGCGTCGGCGGCTACCTCAGCCGCGGACTCTCCGACTTCCTGGCCTAG
- a CDS encoding alpha/beta fold hydrolase: protein MSKLGIALTGVAVLLLAAAGLSAWLIAKRPLRVFAWAMRRTLKRLGLVQIAIPSPSGPQNAFLGGNGPLLVLIHGAGDHAGTWAKVAPALLKDHTLLIPDLAGHGQSAPAAGPIDTAVIVAGLEAVLENACQGRKATLVGNSLGAWMAMVMAQRLPGLVEKVVAVNGGSLPGSGKPVNLLPTTRQEARETMAQLRDPSNPPVPDTVLDDMIRQARTSSLARFAGTFATMAPWLMTEDQLRTLQVPVRMVWGTADALMPLEYAARMQAVLPDSRLFPVERCGHVPQSEAPRRFLDALAKALEA from the coding sequence ATGAGCAAGCTCGGAATCGCGTTGACCGGGGTGGCGGTCCTCCTCCTGGCTGCAGCCGGGCTGTCCGCGTGGCTTATCGCCAAGCGCCCGCTGCGGGTCTTCGCCTGGGCCATGCGTCGGACCTTGAAGCGCCTGGGCCTGGTCCAGATCGCCATCCCCTCCCCCTCCGGGCCCCAGAACGCCTTCCTCGGGGGCAACGGCCCCCTGCTCGTCCTGATCCACGGCGCGGGCGACCACGCGGGTACCTGGGCCAAGGTGGCCCCGGCCCTCCTGAAGGACCACACCCTCCTCATCCCCGACCTGGCCGGGCACGGCCAGAGCGCCCCCGCGGCGGGCCCCATCGACACCGCCGTCATCGTCGCCGGCCTGGAGGCGGTGCTGGAGAACGCGTGCCAGGGCCGCAAGGCGACCCTCGTGGGCAATTCCCTGGGCGCCTGGATGGCCATGGTCATGGCCCAGCGCCTGCCCGGCCTGGTGGAGAAGGTCGTGGCCGTGAACGGCGGCTCCCTGCCGGGCTCCGGCAAGCCCGTGAACCTCCTGCCCACCACGCGCCAGGAGGCCCGGGAGACCATGGCCCAGCTGCGGGATCCGTCCAACCCCCCCGTCCCTGACACCGTCCTGGACGACATGATCCGCCAGGCCCGAACCAGCAGCCTCGCCCGATTCGCGGGAACCTTCGCCACCATGGCCCCCTGGCTCATGACCGAGGACCAGCTCCGCACCCTCCAGGTCCCCGTCCGCATGGTGTGGGGCACCGCCGACGCCCTCATGCCTCTGGAGTATGCCGCCCGCATGCAGGCGGTCCTCCCCGACTCCCGGCTCTTCCCCGTCGAGCGCTGCGGCCACGTGCCCCAGTCCGAAGCCCCCCGCCGCTTCCTGGACGCGCTGGCCAAGGCCCTGGAGGCCTGA
- a CDS encoding alpha/beta fold hydrolase, translated as MPRIRINDIQMFYEFHGPADGELVILNNGVFMNTTSWAFQLPELARRYRVLTYDMRGQGQSDHPGGEYSFELHADDLVALMDALDLEKAHMVGTSYGGELNLMMGIAYPERVRTLTIIASVSHSDPICRAIIDRWIIAARLGDGAAFFRLTFPDVYGEHFLTLHPELIPMAEERYATLDLPTAVRLLESFQRFDVTADLGRIKAPACIASAENDVLKPRKYGEIMHRGIAGSEFHLVPDSGHVVVVEKAAEVNSIILGFLAKHSA; from the coding sequence ATGCCACGCATCCGCATCAACGACATCCAGATGTTCTACGAATTCCACGGGCCCGCGGACGGCGAGCTGGTGATCCTCAACAACGGGGTGTTCATGAACACCACGTCCTGGGCCTTCCAGCTGCCCGAGCTGGCGCGCCGGTACCGCGTGCTGACCTACGACATGCGCGGCCAGGGGCAGAGCGACCATCCCGGAGGGGAGTATTCCTTCGAGCTGCATGCGGACGACCTGGTGGCGCTCATGGACGCGCTGGACCTCGAGAAGGCGCACATGGTGGGGACGTCCTACGGCGGCGAACTGAACCTCATGATGGGCATCGCCTATCCCGAGCGCGTCCGCACCCTGACGATCATCGCGTCCGTTTCGCACAGCGACCCGATCTGCCGCGCGATCATCGACCGCTGGATCATCGCCGCCCGGCTCGGTGACGGCGCCGCCTTCTTCCGCCTCACCTTCCCGGACGTGTACGGCGAGCACTTCCTGACCCTGCACCCCGAGCTGATCCCCATGGCCGAGGAGCGCTACGCGACCCTCGACCTGCCCACGGCCGTGAGGCTGCTGGAGAGCTTCCAGCGCTTCGACGTCACCGCCGACCTGGGCCGCATCAAGGCCCCCGCCTGCATCGCGTCGGCGGAGAACGATGTGCTCAAGCCCAGGAAGTACGGCGAGATCATGCATCGGGGGATTGCCGGTTCGGAGTTCCATCTGGTTCCTGATTCCGGGCATGTGGTCGTGGTGGAGAAGGCGGCGGAGGTCAACAGCATCATCCTCGGCTTCCTGGCCAAGCATTCCGCCTGA
- the bktB gene encoding beta-ketothiolase BktB gives MCCKRDILVLSGVRTAIGAFGGSLKDLAPSELGGRIVAEAIRRSGVDPAAIQQGFVGNILQTEPRDAYLSRYCCLKGGMSHASVAMGVNRLCGSGLQAVVSAAQQIELSEAEFTLGGGVESMTRAGHLVPGARWGARMGDLRMLDMLMGTLNDPFSSAHIGMTAETLAAKWGITREEQDALALESHRRAAQAIAEGRFRDQILPIEQSTRKGTVVFDQDEHVRKDVTLASLAALRPAFLAEGGTVTPGNASGINDGAAALVLAEAKAAARAGATPLARVAGWGLGGVDPALMGEGPIPAVKAALAFAGLKLSDIDVIESNEAFAAQSLAVSRGLDLDPARTNINGGAIALGHPIGATGAILAVKAIHELNRTRGRYALATLCIGGGQGIAAIFERV, from the coding sequence ATGTGCTGTAAACGGGACATCCTGGTGCTGAGCGGCGTGCGGACCGCCATCGGCGCGTTCGGCGGGAGTCTCAAGGATCTGGCTCCGAGCGAACTGGGCGGACGGATCGTGGCCGAGGCCATCCGGCGCTCCGGGGTGGATCCTGCGGCCATCCAGCAGGGCTTCGTCGGCAACATCCTCCAGACCGAACCCCGGGACGCCTACCTCTCCCGGTACTGCTGCCTGAAGGGCGGCATGTCCCACGCGTCGGTGGCCATGGGCGTCAACCGGCTGTGCGGCTCGGGCCTCCAGGCCGTCGTCAGCGCCGCGCAGCAGATCGAGCTGAGCGAGGCGGAGTTCACCCTGGGCGGCGGCGTGGAGTCCATGACCCGCGCCGGCCACCTGGTGCCCGGAGCCCGCTGGGGAGCCCGCATGGGCGACCTGCGCATGCTGGACATGCTGATGGGCACCCTCAACGATCCCTTCAGCTCCGCCCACATCGGCATGACGGCCGAGACCCTGGCGGCGAAGTGGGGGATCACCCGCGAGGAGCAGGACGCCCTCGCCCTGGAATCCCACCGCCGCGCGGCCCAGGCCATCGCCGAGGGACGGTTCCGGGACCAGATACTGCCCATCGAGCAGTCCACCCGCAAGGGCACCGTCGTCTTCGACCAGGACGAGCACGTGCGGAAGGACGTCACCCTGGCCAGCCTGGCGGCGCTCCGCCCCGCCTTCCTCGCCGAGGGCGGCACCGTCACCCCGGGCAACGCCTCGGGCATCAACGACGGCGCGGCGGCCCTGGTGCTGGCCGAAGCCAAGGCCGCGGCCCGCGCGGGCGCAACCCCCCTGGCCCGCGTCGCCGGCTGGGGCCTGGGCGGCGTCGACCCCGCCCTCATGGGCGAGGGGCCCATTCCCGCGGTCAAGGCCGCCCTGGCCTTCGCCGGCCTCAAGCTCTCGGACATCGACGTCATCGAATCCAACGAGGCCTTCGCGGCCCAGTCCCTCGCCGTGAGCCGGGGCCTCGATCTTGACCCGGCCAGGACCAACATCAACGGCGGCGCCATCGCCCTGGGCCACCCCATCGGGGCCACGGGCGCCATCCTGGCCGTCAAGGCCATCCACGAGCTCAACCGGACCAGGGGCCGCTATGCCCTGGCCACCCTCTGCATAGGCGGCGGACAAGGCATCGCCGCAATTTTCGAGCGGGTCTAG
- a CDS encoding 3-oxoacyl-ACP synthase, giving the protein MHVGIIGHGTWLPEGKLTAADLSAATGIPEPVIALKFGVKEKPVAGPGETTAFMGLAAARKALDQAGVAGGDVDLVIWCGAQHKDYPCWLAGLYVANQIGAKKAWSFDMEAMCGSMMAALDVAKALMFSHPELQTVLLVSGYRNNDLIDLDVPATRFMLDIGSGGSAVVLRKNAGRNAVLASAFRGDGSLSEMCVVPALGSREWPPAAGDLERAHFVVPDEEAFKAKLGEVTMPNFYTVIRESMKLSGFQEDAIDYLAILHFKRSAHDAVLAELGLGQEQTTYLDEYGHIGQNDQVLSLELGLKAGKIKDGSKIVFVGAGLGFVWASTVIQWGPYSE; this is encoded by the coding sequence ATGCATGTAGGCATCATCGGGCACGGGACCTGGCTTCCCGAGGGCAAGTTGACCGCTGCGGACCTCTCCGCCGCCACCGGCATCCCCGAACCCGTCATCGCGCTCAAGTTCGGCGTGAAGGAGAAACCGGTGGCGGGCCCGGGCGAGACCACGGCCTTCATGGGCCTGGCCGCCGCGCGCAAGGCCCTGGACCAGGCCGGCGTCGCGGGCGGGGACGTGGATCTGGTGATCTGGTGCGGCGCCCAGCACAAGGACTACCCCTGCTGGCTGGCCGGGCTCTACGTGGCCAACCAGATCGGCGCGAAGAAGGCCTGGAGCTTCGACATGGAGGCCATGTGCGGCTCCATGATGGCGGCCCTCGACGTGGCCAAGGCCCTGATGTTCAGCCACCCGGAGCTGCAGACGGTCCTGCTGGTGTCGGGCTACCGCAACAACGACCTCATCGACCTCGACGTTCCCGCCACCCGCTTCATGCTGGACATCGGCTCGGGCGGCTCGGCCGTGGTGCTGCGCAAGAACGCGGGCCGGAACGCCGTGCTGGCCTCGGCCTTCCGCGGCGACGGCTCCCTGTCCGAGATGTGCGTGGTGCCGGCCCTGGGCAGCCGCGAGTGGCCCCCCGCGGCCGGGGACCTGGAGCGCGCCCACTTCGTGGTTCCCGACGAGGAGGCCTTCAAGGCCAAGCTCGGCGAGGTCACGATGCCCAACTTCTACACCGTGATCCGCGAGTCGATGAAGCTCTCCGGATTCCAGGAGGACGCCATCGACTACCTGGCCATCCTGCACTTCAAGCGCAGCGCCCACGACGCCGTGCTTGCAGAGCTGGGCCTGGGCCAGGAACAGACCACGTACCTCGACGAATACGGCCACATCGGCCAGAACGACCAGGTGCTCTCGCTCGAACTGGGCCTGAAGGCCGGGAAGATCAAGGACGGATCGAAGATCGTCTTCGTGGGCGCGGGCCTGGGCTTCGTCTGGGCCTCGACGGTCATCCAGTGGGGCCCCTACTCCGAATAA
- a CDS encoding substrate-binding domain-containing protein — MKLKSILLGGLAVAMALAAGTVSAQDIKIAHVYDKTGVLEAYAKQTQTGLMMGLQYATKGTMMVNGHKLVLIERDSQGKPDVGKSQLASAFADDKADIAVGPTSSGTALAMLPVAEEYKKILLVEPAVADSITGDKWNRYIFRTGRNSSQDAISNGVALDKEGTNIATLAQDYAFGKDFVKAFKGALKHAKLVHEEYLPANTTDFTAGAQRLFDKLKNLKGRKIIFINWAGAGNPFKIADLDPKRFGIEIATGGNILPALAAYKPFPGLEGAAYYYYEIPKNPINKWLVDEHMKQFKTPPDFFTAGGMCAGLAVVEALKKTGGNTNTEKLIATMEGMSFETPKGKMTFRKEDHQAMQTMYHFKIKVDPNVAWAIPQLVREIKAEEMNIPINNKR; from the coding sequence ATGAAACTGAAGAGCATTCTCCTCGGCGGCCTCGCGGTCGCCATGGCCCTGGCGGCAGGCACCGTCTCGGCCCAGGACATCAAGATCGCCCACGTCTATGACAAGACGGGGGTCCTGGAGGCCTACGCCAAGCAGACCCAGACCGGTCTGATGATGGGCCTGCAGTACGCCACCAAGGGCACCATGATGGTCAACGGCCACAAGCTGGTGCTCATCGAGAGGGACAGCCAGGGCAAGCCCGACGTGGGCAAGTCCCAGCTGGCCTCCGCCTTCGCCGACGACAAGGCCGACATCGCCGTCGGCCCCACGTCGTCCGGCACCGCCCTGGCCATGCTGCCCGTGGCCGAGGAGTACAAGAAGATCCTCCTGGTGGAGCCGGCCGTGGCCGATTCCATCACCGGGGACAAGTGGAACCGGTACATCTTCCGCACCGGCCGCAACTCGTCCCAGGACGCCATCTCCAACGGCGTCGCCCTGGACAAGGAGGGCACCAACATCGCCACCCTGGCCCAGGACTATGCCTTCGGCAAGGACTTCGTCAAGGCCTTCAAGGGCGCCCTCAAGCACGCCAAGCTCGTGCACGAGGAATACCTGCCTGCCAACACCACGGACTTCACGGCCGGCGCGCAGCGCCTGTTCGACAAGCTCAAGAACCTCAAGGGCCGCAAGATCATCTTCATCAACTGGGCAGGGGCCGGCAATCCGTTCAAGATCGCGGACCTGGACCCCAAGCGCTTCGGCATCGAGATCGCCACCGGCGGCAACATCCTGCCGGCCCTCGCGGCCTACAAGCCCTTCCCCGGCCTGGAAGGCGCGGCCTACTACTACTACGAGATCCCCAAGAACCCGATCAACAAGTGGCTGGTCGACGAGCACATGAAGCAGTTCAAGACCCCGCCCGACTTCTTCACCGCCGGCGGCATGTGCGCGGGCCTCGCCGTCGTTGAAGCCCTCAAGAAGACCGGGGGCAACACCAACACCGAGAAGCTCATCGCCACCATGGAAGGCATGTCCTTCGAGACCCCCAAGGGCAAGATGACCTTCCGCAAGGAAGACCACCAGGCCATGCAGACCATGTACCACTTCAAGATCAAGGTCGATCCCAACGTCGCCTGGGCCATCCCCCAGCTCGTCCGCGAGATCAAGGCCGAGGAAATGAACATTCCCATCAACAACAAGCGCTAG
- a CDS encoding 3-oxoacyl-ACP synthase III family protein: MERYATIASTGCYLPGIKVHNDELRKTFAHLPEFIDKMEASSGIQCRWHAPEDWATSDLALPAAQQALERAGLKPEDVDLIILGTDSPDYITPATSVVLQHKLGAVNAGTFDIGCACASFPTALATGAGWITANPMIKTVLVVGVYLMHKLTEAGDPMGFFYGDGAGAAVLVASDRPGFLGAAAQAGGAYHKHWGIYSGGTYEPATVESVKAGRTMVKMIERYPPEINHEGWPRVVRKLAANCGFAIPDIDFIVFTQVRKGSIELVMENLGLPMEKTHTIMEEWGYTGSACIPMALHDALEKKKIRSGDRLVLVGSGVGYNQAACALIMP, translated from the coding sequence ATGGAACGATACGCCACCATCGCATCCACAGGCTGCTATCTGCCTGGGATCAAGGTGCACAACGACGAGCTGCGCAAGACCTTCGCCCACCTCCCCGAGTTCATCGACAAGATGGAGGCCTCCAGCGGAATCCAGTGCCGCTGGCACGCGCCCGAGGACTGGGCCACCTCCGACCTGGCGCTGCCCGCCGCCCAGCAGGCCCTTGAGCGCGCCGGCCTGAAGCCCGAGGACGTGGACCTCATCATCCTGGGCACCGACTCGCCCGACTACATCACCCCCGCCACCTCCGTGGTGCTGCAGCACAAGCTGGGCGCCGTGAACGCCGGCACCTTCGACATCGGCTGCGCCTGCGCGTCCTTCCCCACGGCGCTGGCCACGGGCGCGGGCTGGATCACCGCCAACCCGATGATCAAGACGGTCCTGGTGGTGGGCGTCTACCTCATGCACAAGCTCACCGAGGCGGGCGATCCCATGGGCTTCTTCTACGGCGACGGCGCGGGAGCGGCGGTGCTGGTGGCCTCGGACCGCCCCGGCTTCCTGGGCGCGGCGGCGCAGGCCGGCGGCGCCTACCACAAGCACTGGGGCATCTATTCGGGCGGCACCTACGAGCCCGCCACGGTGGAATCGGTCAAGGCCGGCCGCACCATGGTGAAGATGATCGAGCGCTACCCCCCCGAGATCAACCACGAGGGCTGGCCCCGGGTCGTGCGCAAGCTGGCCGCCAACTGCGGCTTCGCGATCCCCGACATCGACTTCATCGTCTTCACCCAGGTGCGCAAGGGCTCCATCGAGCTGGTCATGGAGAACCTGGGCCTGCCCATGGAGAAGACGCACACCATCATGGAGGAATGGGGCTACACGGGATCGGCCTGCATCCCCATGGCCCTGCACGACGCCCTCGAGAAGAAGAAGATCCGCTCCGGCGACCGCCTCGTGCTGGTGGGCTCCGGCGTCGGCTACAACCAGGCCGCCTGCGCCCTGATCATGCCCTGA